The nucleotide window CTGCTGAAGAGGCTTTCCTCTCTCAGGAGCGGAGGAAAAGATATCGCCGTATCCTTCAGCGAAGGATTCTATCGGCGGCGGGATATCCCCGGTTCGACCCGGGAAGGTCCAGCGGCCACGACCGTCAAGCGTGGCCGGGGCGCCGCGGCGGATATCCTGAGTATCGTCTCTGAAAATACTCCGACGGAGGGTGGCGTGATCGCGATATCACATGAGGGGTTTTCGCAGATTAGAGAAGTATCGAAGCCGGACCTGCTTGCCGCGGCGGGAGGGGGAGTATCATTGGGGTCGCTCAGAGAGGCGGCAGCTGAGGATGGGCTTTTTCTACCGTTCGACCAGGACCTGTTCGATGAGGAGATGACACTTGCCGAGCTTATCATGTCGGGAGCCTTCTCGCGGTATGAGGGAAGGTACGGAACCCTGCGCGAATCGATCCTCTCCCTTTCGATGGTCACCGCGGCGGGGGAGTTCATCCATACGGGTTCGCACAGCGTCAAGGATGTCGCCGGGTATGAGATCGCTGGATTTGTCATCGGGTCGGGTGGAAGATGCGGATTGATCGACTCTGTCAGTCTGAGGCTCCTTCCCGAACCGGCGAAGGTCTCCTACCTCGTTTTCAGCGGCGCTTACGGCGAACTTGACGCTCTCGCCGGGAAGCTTCTGAAAACCGCCCCTGTCTCGATCGCAGTTTATCATGGCGCCGCGGCGAAACTCTTTTCCGGCGGGAAGATAATTAATGGTTCCTCCCTGCTCGTAGCCGAAATGCATCACGCGGTCGCCGGCGATGACGGGGAGATGATCCAGCTGGCAACGGGTCCCGTGCGGGAAAGCAGCGTCGATCGAGTGGAAGATTTTGATGGTATGCTGGCGAAGAGGCGATTTCCAGCATCGATCGCCGGCTATTACGGCGCGGGGACCGTGCTGGAGAGCCTCACCGTAGACCTGAAAAAATTCAGACCGCCTGATACCTGTGAAGGCCGGTTATCATGGAATCGATATTATCCCCACAGGGGGATCCATATCTGG belongs to Candidatus Krumholzibacteriota bacterium and includes:
- a CDS encoding FAD-binding oxidoreductase yields the protein MKYPIVYIPESREEAALLLKRLSSLRSGGKDIAVSFSEGFYRRRDIPGSTREGPAATTVKRGRGAAADILSIVSENTPTEGGVIAISHEGFSQIREVSKPDLLAAAGGGVSLGSLREAAAEDGLFLPFDQDLFDEEMTLAELIMSGAFSRYEGRYGTLRESILSLSMVTAAGEFIHTGSHSVKDVAGYEIAGFVIGSGGRCGLIDSVSLRLLPEPAKVSYLVFSGAYGELDALAGKLLKTAPVSIAVYHGAAAKLFSGGKIINGSSLLVAEMHHAVAGDDGEMIQLATGPVRESSVDRVEDFDGMLAKRRFPASIAGYYGAGTVLESLTVDLKKFRPPDTCEGRLSWNRYYPHRGIHIWEAGGRDHHHALPEQVEDAVKGNLASGARVRFELLSVVEDRHSGGLKIAKKRLPLSLLAAGDPDLFRAVSPGEAITGISEKIYALFDPEGIIVA